The Solibacillus daqui genome has a segment encoding these proteins:
- a CDS encoding acetoin utilization AcuB family protein: MIVEEIMNRELHTLTPKNSVRDAVRLMREKNIRHVPIINKEKKIVGIITDHDIKKALPSCLREEPNSTIYDAAIEEVMTKNPLVGHPLDFVEEVALTFYESKISCLPIVSANELIGIVTTTDLLYTYIELTGTNQPGSKIDIRVDDRPGILFEITKVFHENKANVLSLLVYPDGESETTKILSVRLQVINPLQIIEALRNQGYDVLWPHVPGVTL; the protein is encoded by the coding sequence ATGATTGTCGAAGAAATTATGAACAGGGAATTACATACGCTAACGCCAAAAAACTCTGTGCGTGACGCCGTGCGCTTAATGCGTGAAAAAAATATCCGTCATGTTCCAATAATTAATAAAGAAAAAAAGATAGTAGGAATCATTACAGACCATGACATAAAAAAAGCACTTCCTTCGTGCCTAAGAGAAGAGCCAAATTCCACTATTTACGATGCAGCAATTGAAGAAGTTATGACGAAAAATCCACTTGTTGGCCATCCACTCGATTTTGTAGAAGAAGTCGCACTCACATTTTATGAATCTAAAATTAGCTGCTTACCGATTGTTTCAGCTAACGAATTGATCGGAATCGTGACAACAACCGATTTACTGTATACGTATATCGAATTAACAGGTACAAATCAACCGGGCTCTAAAATTGATATCCGTGTCGATGATCGCCCAGGTATATTGTTTGAAATTACAAAAGTATTTCATGAAAACAAGGCCAATGTATTAAGTTTACTCGTCTATCCAGATGGTGAAAGTGAAACAACTAAGATTTTAAGTGTCCGATTACAAGTAATTAACCCACTACAAATTATTGAAGCTTTACGAAATCAAGGCTACGACGTCCTGTGGCCACATGTGCCTGGCGTAACACTATGA
- a CDS encoding acetoin utilization protein AcuC: MKKAVFIYSPDQLNYKFSDTHPFNHKRLHLTIDLLKNIDALSDDDIVPARMATDEEIALAHDPQYIEIVKKAGHGELTSLQGEPYGIGTEDTPMFTNMHEASALLVGGTLQAVDYVLQGKSEHAINLGGGLHHGFRGRASGFCIYNDSSIAIKYIQEKYGLRVLYVDTDAHHGDGVQWSFYDDPNVCTLSIHETGRYLFPGTGSITERGNGEGYGTSFNFPIDAFTEDESFLQVYEQSMREVFEFFKPDVVLTQNGADAHYFDPLTHLYGTMNIYKEIPKLAHKLAHEYCNGRWIAVGGGGYDIWRVVPRAWSYIWTEMTDQQAPTGPLPQAWLEKWQVESPVPFIPTWEDPHPLYEAIPRKAEIEEKNAQMLEKALHMVRSEKNRI, encoded by the coding sequence ATGAAAAAAGCTGTTTTTATTTATTCGCCAGATCAGCTCAATTACAAATTTTCGGACACTCACCCGTTTAATCATAAACGCTTACATTTAACTATTGATTTACTTAAAAATATCGATGCTCTATCCGATGATGACATCGTACCTGCGCGCATGGCAACCGATGAAGAAATCGCACTTGCGCATGACCCACAATATATTGAAATCGTCAAAAAGGCAGGTCACGGTGAACTCACTTCTTTACAAGGTGAGCCTTATGGCATTGGTACAGAAGATACACCGATGTTTACAAACATGCATGAAGCAAGTGCGCTGCTAGTTGGTGGTACACTACAAGCCGTTGACTATGTGCTACAAGGGAAATCCGAGCACGCTATTAATCTCGGTGGAGGCTTACACCATGGCTTTCGCGGGCGCGCATCAGGATTTTGTATTTACAATGATAGCAGTATAGCTATTAAGTACATACAAGAAAAATACGGCTTACGCGTTCTCTATGTCGATACGGATGCTCATCACGGGGACGGCGTACAATGGTCGTTTTACGATGACCCAAATGTGTGCACCCTCTCCATTCATGAAACAGGTCGTTATTTGTTTCCGGGTACAGGTAGTATTACCGAGCGTGGCAATGGTGAAGGTTATGGAACATCATTCAATTTCCCGATAGACGCTTTCACTGAAGATGAAAGTTTTTTACAAGTATATGAGCAATCCATGCGCGAAGTGTTTGAGTTTTTTAAGCCTGATGTTGTGTTAACACAAAATGGAGCAGATGCACATTACTTTGACCCACTTACACATTTATATGGCACAATGAATATCTATAAAGAAATCCCTAAACTTGCACATAAATTAGCACATGAATATTGTAATGGACGATGGATTGCAGTTGGTGGTGGTGGTTACGATATTTGGCGTGTTGTACCCCGCGCTTGGAGCTATATTTGGACAGAAATGACCGATCAACAAGCGCCAACTGGTCCTCTTCCCCAAGCATGGTTAGAAAAATGGCAAGTAGAATCACCGGTACCATTCATTCCAACATGGGAAGATCCCCACCCATTATACGAGGCTATTCCACGTAAAGCTGAAATTGAGGAAAAAAATGCACAAATGCTAGAAAAAGCCTTACATATGGTTCGTTCAGAGAAAAATCGTATATAA
- a CDS encoding universal stress protein, with amino-acid sequence MYKHILLAVDGSENSLRAAQDAVKIASEESFIELFSVIPTEGITSQAVRAGTLDNLEAEYAQKLKQEQEYIQANHPNSKLTIVHGPAGRMISNYANDKKVDLVVIGCRGLNPMQEMVFGSVSTYVTKNANCSTLLVK; translated from the coding sequence ATGTATAAACATATCTTACTAGCTGTTGACGGTTCTGAAAATTCATTACGAGCAGCACAGGACGCCGTAAAAATTGCTTCTGAAGAATCGTTCATTGAGCTATTTTCTGTCATTCCAACAGAAGGTATTACATCGCAAGCTGTACGTGCAGGTACTTTAGACAATTTAGAAGCAGAATATGCTCAAAAATTAAAGCAAGAACAAGAATACATTCAAGCAAATCATCCAAATTCCAAATTAACAATCGTACACGGCCCAGCTGGTCGTATGATTTCAAACTATGCAAACGACAAAAAAGTAGACTTAGTAGTTATAGGTTGCCGTGGCTTAAACCCAATGCAAGAAATGGTGTTCGGTAGCGTAAGTACCTATGTAACAAAAAACGCAAACTGCTCCACTTTATTAGTTAAATAA
- the ccpA gene encoding catabolite control protein A, whose amino-acid sequence MTVTIYDVAREANVSMATVSRVVNGNQNVKPTTRKKVLEVIERLEYRPNAVARGLASKKTTSVGVIIPDISNNLNAELARGIEDIATMYRYNIILANSDQNEEKELSLLDTMLGKQVDGIVMMSEEVTENIQRAIETCPVPIVLAGSICETEEIASVNIDYYTAAKEAVQLLISNGHSRIAFVSGPLQYTVNGQHKLTAYKDTLAQANIEIDEALIVAGDDSYDDGLETWATLAALDVPPTAIFVGNDELAIGLVHGIQDSGKTVPGDVEIISFENSKLARMVRPQLTSVVLPLYDIGAVAMRLLTKFMNKEEIDEQHVILPHRVEQRDSSK is encoded by the coding sequence TTGACTGTCACAATTTACGATGTTGCACGCGAGGCTAATGTTTCGATGGCGACAGTATCACGCGTAGTAAACGGAAATCAAAATGTTAAGCCGACAACTAGAAAAAAAGTATTAGAAGTTATTGAACGACTTGAATATCGTCCAAATGCGGTTGCACGTGGGCTAGCGAGTAAAAAAACAACATCAGTAGGAGTCATCATCCCTGATATTTCAAACAATTTAAATGCTGAGCTTGCGCGCGGCATTGAAGATATTGCAACAATGTATCGCTATAACATTATTTTAGCAAATTCAGACCAAAATGAAGAAAAAGAGCTTTCATTACTTGATACAATGCTTGGCAAACAGGTAGATGGTATTGTAATGATGAGTGAAGAAGTAACGGAAAACATTCAGCGTGCAATTGAAACATGTCCGGTGCCTATTGTGCTAGCAGGGTCAATATGTGAAACGGAAGAAATTGCATCGGTTAATATCGATTATTACACAGCGGCAAAAGAAGCAGTCCAACTATTAATTAGCAACGGGCACTCACGTATTGCTTTCGTATCTGGCCCACTGCAATATACGGTGAATGGTCAACATAAGTTAACGGCTTATAAAGATACATTAGCACAGGCAAATATCGAAATTGATGAAGCGTTAATCGTAGCAGGGGATGACTCTTATGATGATGGCTTAGAAACCTGGGCTACATTGGCAGCACTTGATGTACCACCAACGGCAATTTTTGTTGGCAATGATGAATTAGCAATTGGTTTAGTTCACGGTATTCAAGACAGTGGTAAAACGGTGCCAGGTGATGTTGAAATCATCAGCTTTGAAAATTCAAAATTAGCACGAATGGTACGCCCACAGCTTACAAGTGTTGTATTGCCACTATACGATATCGGCGCGGTAGCAATGCGATTACTGACGAAGTTTATGAACAAAGAGGAAATAGATGAGCAGCATGTCATCCTGCCTCACCGTGTGGAACAACGCGATTCAAGTAAATAA
- a CDS encoding MarR family winged helix-turn-helix transcriptional regulator — MTELINNENIVKFTKKFKYPIGISPILVLLELKDNGLLKQVELADRLGYTKGAMTSIANKLVTNQLAERVFDENDRRIIRLCITDKGKQALFEANKIGKEIHLDLFSALTNEEIQIYVALQQKILNRQD; from the coding sequence ATGACTGAATTAATAAATAATGAAAACATTGTCAAATTTACAAAAAAATTTAAGTATCCAATCGGCATTTCTCCAATTTTAGTATTATTAGAATTAAAAGATAATGGGCTACTTAAACAAGTGGAATTAGCAGATCGTTTAGGCTATACGAAAGGTGCAATGACAAGTATTGCGAATAAGCTTGTTACGAATCAGTTAGCGGAGCGAGTATTCGACGAAAATGATCGTCGCATAATTCGATTATGCATTACAGATAAAGGGAAACAAGCATTATTTGAAGCAAACAAGATAGGAAAAGAAATACATTTAGATTTATTTTCGGCATTAACAAATGAAGAAATTCAAATTTATGTAGCCTTACAACAAAAGATTCTCAATCGACAAGACTAA
- a CDS encoding bifunctional 3-deoxy-7-phosphoheptulonate synthase/chorismate mutase has protein sequence MSQQDLEGLRIQIDSLNLDILRLINERAAVVEEIGKIKEKQGVNRYDPLRERHMLDLIKKNNNGPLNQMTVDYIFKQIFKTALKQLEAEKKKELLVSRKEKSEDTVINVNGELIGSGTPSFVFGPCAVESFEQVAAVAATIQEKGLKLIRGGAYKPRTSPYDFQGLGLDGLKILKEVSKEYGLGVITEIVTPSDLDHALDYIDVIQIGARNMQNFELLKAAGATNKPVLLKRGLAATIDEFIHAAEYIMSKGNENIILCERGIRTYEKATRNTLDISAVPILKQETHLPVMVDVTHSTGRRDLLLPCAKAAIAIGADGVMAEVHPDPSIALSDQQQQMDIPTFNAFYNEILKFMKQYEVSK, from the coding sequence ATGAGTCAACAAGATTTAGAAGGCTTACGTATCCAAATTGACAGCTTGAACTTGGATATTTTACGTTTAATTAACGAACGTGCCGCTGTCGTAGAAGAAATCGGTAAAATTAAAGAAAAGCAAGGCGTAAACCGTTACGATCCATTACGTGAGCGTCATATGCTTGATTTAATTAAGAAAAATAACAATGGTCCATTAAATCAAATGACGGTTGATTATATTTTCAAACAAATCTTCAAAACGGCTTTAAAGCAACTTGAAGCAGAAAAGAAAAAAGAATTACTGGTTTCACGTAAGGAAAAGTCAGAAGATACTGTCATTAATGTGAACGGTGAGCTAATTGGTTCAGGTACACCTTCTTTTGTATTCGGACCATGTGCGGTTGAATCATTCGAGCAAGTTGCAGCAGTTGCTGCTACAATTCAAGAAAAAGGCTTAAAATTAATTCGCGGTGGTGCATATAAACCACGTACATCACCATACGATTTCCAAGGATTAGGCTTAGACGGCTTAAAAATTTTAAAAGAAGTATCTAAAGAATATGGCTTAGGTGTCATTACAGAAATTGTAACACCATCTGATTTAGATCATGCTTTAGATTACATTGATGTTATCCAAATCGGTGCACGTAACATGCAAAACTTTGAATTATTAAAAGCTGCAGGTGCAACGAACAAGCCAGTATTATTAAAACGCGGTTTAGCAGCAACAATCGACGAGTTCATTCACGCTGCAGAGTATATCATGTCAAAAGGGAATGAAAACATCATTCTTTGTGAGCGCGGTATTCGAACGTACGAAAAAGCAACACGTAATACATTAGATATTTCAGCTGTACCAATTTTAAAACAAGAAACGCATTTACCAGTAATGGTAGACGTAACACACTCTACAGGTCGTCGTGATTTATTATTACCGTGTGCAAAAGCGGCAATCGCGATCGGTGCAGATGGTGTAATGGCTGAGGTGCACCCAGATCCATCTATTGCGTTATCTGATCAACAACAACAAATGGACATCCCAACGTTTAATGCGTTCTACAATGAAATTTTAAAATTCATGAAGCAATACGAAGTTTCAAAATAA